In Syntrophorhabdaceae bacterium, one DNA window encodes the following:
- the hutI gene encoding imidazolonepropionase, with protein sequence MSSLAIIPDGALAIEEGIITRVGRTEEVLPHVDREKFVVIDAAGKAVLPGFVDSHTHFIFGGYRAEEFSWRIRGESYMEIMKRGGGIISSVEATRESSKKELKRSGRARLDRMLAFGVTTVEGKSGYGLDRDTEIKQLEVMGELDTVHPVDVVRTFLGAHAVPPEFGGKGDRFVDFLIEKVLPEIARFSLAEFADIFCEKGVFSVDQSRRLLLAARAAGMKIKIHADEITHLGGAELAIELGAQSADHLLHASDVAIDGMAHAGVVATLLPATAFSLREPYARARFMIDRGCAVALATDFNPGSCFTESIPLLFALATLHMGMTPEEALTALTLNGAAALGRAGTTGSLEEGKAGDVVVLEYPSYLYIPYHIAVNSVEKVVKNGEIVVDRKGTAGGICYRN encoded by the coding sequence ATGTCCTCTCTCGCGATCATCCCCGACGGCGCGCTCGCCATAGAAGAGGGAATCATTACCCGGGTGGGCAGGACGGAAGAGGTGCTGCCCCACGTGGACCGGGAAAAATTCGTCGTGATCGATGCCGCGGGCAAAGCGGTGCTTCCCGGTTTTGTCGATTCCCATACCCATTTCATCTTCGGCGGCTACAGAGCCGAGGAATTCTCCTGGCGCATCCGGGGCGAGAGCTACATGGAGATCATGAAACGGGGCGGCGGCATTATTAGCTCCGTGGAAGCCACCCGCGAGTCCTCAAAGAAAGAATTGAAGAGATCCGGCAGGGCCCGCCTCGACCGTATGCTCGCCTTCGGGGTCACCACCGTGGAAGGTAAAAGTGGCTACGGACTCGATCGCGATACGGAGATAAAGCAGCTCGAAGTAATGGGGGAACTTGACACAGTTCACCCCGTCGACGTGGTGCGGACCTTTCTGGGCGCCCATGCGGTGCCTCCGGAGTTTGGGGGAAAGGGGGACAGGTTCGTCGATTTTCTCATAGAAAAGGTGCTTCCCGAGATAGCCCGGTTCTCCCTCGCCGAATTCGCCGACATCTTCTGCGAGAAGGGGGTATTCTCGGTAGACCAGTCGAGGCGACTCCTTTTAGCGGCACGGGCGGCAGGCATGAAGATAAAGATCCATGCGGATGAGATCACCCACCTCGGCGGGGCGGAACTGGCAATTGAGCTCGGGGCACAGTCCGCGGACCACCTCCTCCACGCCTCGGACGTGGCAATAGACGGCATGGCCCACGCGGGGGTCGTGGCGACCCTCCTGCCCGCCACCGCCTTCAGCCTCCGCGAGCCCTATGCAAGGGCGCGGTTCATGATCGACAGGGGCTGTGCGGTGGCGCTCGCGACTGATTTTAATCCAGGAAGCTGCTTTACCGAATCGATCCCACTCCTCTTTGCCCTTGCGACCCTTCATATGGGAATGACCCCTGAAGAGGCGCTCACGGCCCTTACGCTCAACGGGGCGGCAGCTTTGGGGCGGGCCGGGACCACAGGAAGCCTGGAAGAGGGGAAGGCAGGGGACGTGGTGGTGCTCGAGTATCCCTCCTACCTCTATATCCCCTATCATATCGCAGTCAACAGTGTGGAAAAGGTTGTGAAAAACGGTGAAATTGTGGTAGACAGGAAAGGGACTGCAGGGGGAATATGCTATCGGAATTGA
- the ftcD gene encoding glutamate formimidoyltransferase yields MKKIVECVPNFSEGRDMEKIERILTPFRGKEGVKLLDYQKDEDHNRLVVTVVGEPEPVKEAVVAAVGAAIDVIDMRLHKGQHPRMGAADVIPFIPVRDVTVDEAIDLSKRVGKALWETYRLPVFLYESSALVPGRIDLAAIRKGQFEGMAEKVKLPEWKPDFGEDHIHPTAGVVAVGARMPLIAFNVNLATDNLEIANAIAKAVRHISGGLRFCKAMGVALHERGITQVSMNMTDYTRTPLYRAFELVRTEAKRYGVNVIGSEIVGLSPMVALTDTAAYYMGLENFSLDQVLEARIME; encoded by the coding sequence ATGAAGAAGATCGTTGAATGCGTGCCTAATTTCAGCGAAGGCAGGGACATGGAGAAGATAGAGCGCATCCTCACCCCTTTCCGCGGGAAAGAGGGGGTAAAGCTCCTCGATTATCAGAAGGACGAGGACCACAACCGGCTCGTGGTGACCGTGGTGGGAGAGCCGGAGCCGGTCAAAGAGGCGGTCGTGGCCGCGGTAGGCGCGGCCATCGACGTGATCGACATGAGGCTCCACAAGGGGCAGCACCCCCGGATGGGCGCGGCCGACGTGATCCCCTTTATCCCCGTGCGGGATGTGACGGTCGACGAGGCGATAGACCTCTCGAAACGCGTGGGGAAAGCGCTCTGGGAGACGTACCGCCTCCCTGTCTTCCTCTATGAATCGTCTGCATTGGTGCCCGGACGCATTGACCTCGCCGCCATACGGAAGGGCCAATTCGAGGGCATGGCGGAAAAGGTGAAATTACCCGAATGGAAACCCGATTTCGGCGAAGACCATATTCACCCTACCGCAGGGGTCGTGGCAGTGGGCGCCCGGATGCCCCTTATCGCATTCAATGTGAACCTCGCGACGGATAATCTCGAGATCGCGAACGCGATCGCAAAAGCGGTGAGGCATATAAGCGGCGGGCTCAGGTTTTGCAAGGCCATGGGAGTAGCCCTCCATGAGCGGGGCATCACCCAGGTCTCCATGAACATGACCGACTACACGAGGACCCCCCTCTACCGGGCCTTTGAGCTCGTGCGGACGGAGGCGAAGCGTTACGGCGTCAACGTGATAGGGAGCGAGATCGTGGGCCTTTCGCCCATGGTTGCCCTCACCGATACGGCAGCATACTACATGGGCCTCGAGAATTTCTCCCTCGACCAGGTCCTGGAAGCAAGGATCATGGAGTAA